Proteins found in one Sorghum bicolor cultivar BTx623 chromosome 1, Sorghum_bicolor_NCBIv3, whole genome shotgun sequence genomic segment:
- the LOC8081549 gene encoding oxysterol-binding protein-related protein 1B, whose protein sequence is MHGSKSNPKKLLLPLLVMRRARDLHPLCCLPAADDDGGSPPPPPPSLAGLLYKWTNIGKGWRPRWFAIRGAILTYSKIPRCSSSAAAHYGQDRPVVGLVHLKISSFRESKSDDRRFYIITPTKTLQLRTDCANERVAWIEALVSARAESSPDWGLLCNQNDASFSTERLRNRMHEEGLREDIIKDCEQIVHSEFSQYHTQMKQRCEEYVSFIRSLPRQLEVLNADDNANMIELRSHLVKPEYSSSGQGKCSESSNTESSDDVGQQELDELLDDDDYHFYDTRQSFSDSVTISCLKMKGSNSGKDNFLYGDKFVKSKAGMANSECMSPFFKRRTKLPDPVEKEKGVSLWSMIKDNVGRDLTRVCLPVYFNEPLSSLQKCFEDLEYSYLLDRAYECGLKGDSLMRILKVAAFAVSGYASSDGRPCKPFNPLLGETYEADYSENGIRFFSEKVSHHPMVMACHCEGKGWKFWGDSNVKSKFWGQTIQLDPVGVLTLEFDDGETFQWSKVTTTINNLIIGRVYCNHHGTMNITGNRGYSCKLIFKQQSFLERSPRQVQGFVKDVDGSNVATLMGKWDESMYCTIANDAPRVNCSASGQNADATLLWEKNEPSTYPTRYNLSSFAITLNELTPELKERLPPTDSRLRPDQRHVENGEYGKANAEKLRLETRQRMSRKMQDSGWKPRWFRRDGSDGTFRYVGGYWEAREQAKWDGCYDIFGEVSDSSPRHAAQQR, encoded by the exons ATGCATGGCTCCAAATCGAATCCAAAGAAACTACTGCTACCGCTATTAGTAATGCGGCGGGCGAGGGATTTGCATCCGCTGTGCTGCCTccccgccgccgacgacgacggcggatcccctccgcctccgccgccgtccCTGGCCGGGCTGCTCTACAAGTGGACCAACATCGGCAAGGGCTGGCGCCCGCGCTGGTTCGCCATCCGCGGCGCCATCCTCACTTACTCCAAGATCCCacgctgctcctcctccgccgccgcccatTACGGCCAGGACCGCCCCGTCGTCGGCCTCGTGCACCTCAAG ATCTCCTCATTCCGTGAAAGCAAGTCAGATGACAGGCGGTTCTACATAATTACTCCAACCAAGACACTGCAGCTGAGAACAGACTGTGCTAATGAACGAGTGGCTTGGATTGAAGCCCTTGTTTCTGCTCGAGCTGAATCTTCTCCAGATTGGGGTTTATTGTGTAACCAGAATGATGCATCATTTTCTACCGAGAGACTTAGAAATCGCATGCATGAAGAAGGGCTTCGTGAGGACATAATTAAAGATTGTGAACAGATCGTCCATTCTGAATTCTCACAGTATCACACACAGATGAAACAACGTTGTGAAGAATATGTAAGCTTTATCAGAAGTCTTCCAAGGCAGCTTGAG GTACTTAATGCAGATGATaatgctaatatgattgagctccGCTCGCACTTGGTGAAGCCTGAATATTCCAGCTCTGGACAGGGAAAATGCAGTG AGAGCAGCAATACAGAATCTTCTGATGATGTTGGGCAACAGGAGTTGGATGAACTTTTGGATGACGATGACTATCATTTTTATGATACAAGGCAGAGTTTCAGTGATTCAGTAACAATTTCTTGCTTGAAGATGAAAGGTTCAAATTCTGGCAAGGATAACTTTCTTTATGGTGATAAATTTGTGAAATCAAAGGCTGGTATGGCTAACAGTGAGTGCATGTCGCCGTTTTTCAAGCGACGCACGAAGTTGCCTGATCCAGTTGAGAAGGAAAAGGGTGTTAGTCTTTGGTCAATGATCAAGGATAATGTCGGAAGAGATCTTACACGAGTATGTCTGCCTGTTTACTTTAACGAACCATTATCATCTCTTCAAAaatgctttgaagatttggagtaTTCTTATTTGTTGGATCGTGCATATGAATGTGGCCTAAAG GGGGACAGTTTGATGAGAATTCTTAAGGTTGCTGCATTTGCGGTTTCTGGGTATGCTTCCTCGGATGGGCGTCCCTGCAAACCTTTCAATCCATTGTTAGGGGAAACCTATGAAGCTGATTACTCTGAAAATGGAATCCGTTTCTTCTCTGAAAAG GTTAGCCATCATCCAATGGTCATGGCTTGTCATTGTGAAGGAAAAGGCTGGAAATTTTGGGGAGACAGCAATGTAAAGAGCAAGTTCTGGGGGCAAACAATCCAGCTGGATCCTGTTGGTGTGTTAACTCTAGAATTTGATGATGGAGAAACTTTCCAGTGGAGTAAG GTTACAACAACAATTAATAACCTTATCATCGGCAGAGTTTATTGTAATCACCATGGCACGATGAATATAACCGGTAACAGGGGATATTCATGCAAGCTGATATTCAAACAACAATCTTTCCTTGAGCGCAGCCCTCGGCAG GTTCAAGGATTCGTTAAGGATGTTGATGGTTCCAATGTTGCGACCCTAATGGGAAAGTGGGACGAGAGCATGTACTGCACCATCGCTAACGATGCACCCAGAGTAAACTGCAGTGCATCAGGCCAGAATGCAGATGCGACTCTGTTGTGGGAGAAAAATGAACCTTCAACTTATCCCACTCGCTATAACCTTTCATCGTTCGCGATCACTCTGAACGAGTTGACTCCAGAACTCAAG GAGAGACTTCCACCAACGGATTCAAGACTCAGACCAGATCAGCGACATGTAGAGAACGGGGAGTATGGTAAGGCCAATGCTGAGAAGCTGCGACTGGAGACGAGGCAACGaatg TCACGGAAGATGCAGGACAGTGGTTGGAAACCAAGATGGTTCCGGAGGGATGGCAGCGACGGGACATTCCGCTATGTCGGAGGTTACTGGGAGGCAAGAGAGCAGGCGAAATGGGATGGATGCTATGATATATTTGGTGAAGTCTCCGACAGCAGCCCAAGGCATGCAGCACAGCAACGTTGA
- the LOC8059535 gene encoding protein NRT1/ PTR FAMILY 6.3 — protein sequence MADHDASSVPQTAAEGKLTTTTTMMDAWDYKGRPAVRGSSGGWSSAAMILVVELNERLTTLGVGVNLVTYLMDTMHLGGAASANAVTNFLGASFMLCLLGGFVADTYLGRYLTIAIFTAVQAVGMCVLTVSTAAPGLRPPACADPTGPNHCVEPSGTQLGVLYLALYLTALGTGGLKSSVSGFGSDQFDESDGGERRSMARFFSWFFFFISIGSLLAVTVLVYVQDHLGRRWGYGACVVAILVGLLLFLAGTPRYRFKKLVGSPLTQIAAVTAAAWRKRAMPLPSDPAMLYDVDDAVAAGEDVKGKHKMPRTKQCRFLEKAAIVELEVEVQGSGNGKGKGKKWAACTLTDVEEVKQVVRMLPTWATTIPFWTVYAQMTTFSVSQAQAMDRRLGSSFEIPAGSLTVFFVGSILLTVPVYDRLVVPLARRLTANPQGLSPLQRISVGLLLSVLAMVAAALTERARRSASLAGGATPSVFLLVPQFFLVGAGEAFTYVGQLDFFLRECPRGMKTMSTGLFLSTLSLGFFFSTAIVSAVHAVTTSGGRRPWLTDDLDQGSLHKFYWLLAAISAVDLLAFVAVARGYVYKEKRLAEAGIQLVAHDASASA from the exons ATGGCGGATCATGATGCGTCGTCGGTTCCGCAGACCGCGGCGGAGGGCAagctgacgacgacgacgacgatgatggaCGCGTGGGACTACAAGGGGCGCCCCGCCGTCCGCGGCTCCTCCGGCGGGTGGTCGTCCGCCGCCATGATCCTGGTGGTGGAGCTGAACGAGCGTCTGACGACGCTGGGCGTGGGCGTGAACCTGGTGACGTACCTGATGGACACCATGCACCTGGGCGGCGCCGCGTCTGCCAACGCTGTGACCAACTTCCTGGGCGCGTCCTTCATGCTCTGCCTCCTGGGTGGCTTCGTCGCCGACACCTACCTCGGGAGGTACCTCACCATCGCCATCTTCACGGCAGTCCAAGCCGTGGGCATGTGCGTCCTCACCGTGTCCACGGCGGCACCAGGGCTCCGGCCGCCGGCGTGCGCTGACCCCACTGGCCCCAACCACTGCGTGGAGCCCAGCGGGACGCAGCTGGGCGTGCTGTACCTGGCCCTCTACCTCACGGCGCTGGGCACCGGCGGTCTCAAGTCCAGCGTCTCCGGGTTCGGCTCCGACCAGTTCGACGAGTCggacggcggcgagcggcggagcaTGGCGCGCTTCTTCAGctggttcttcttcttcatcagcaTCGGCTCGCTGCTGGCCGTGACGGTGCTGGTGTACGTGCAGGACCACCTGGGCCGCCGCTGGGGCTACGGCGCCTGCGTCGTCGCCATCCTGGTCGGCCTGCTGCTCTTCCTGGCCGGCACACCCAGGTACCGGTTCAAGAAGCTGGTGGGGAGCCCGCTGACGCAGATCGCGGCggtgacggcggcggcgtggaggAAGCGAGCGATGCCGCTGCCGTCGGACCCGGCAATGCTGTACGACGTGGATGACGCGGTGGCCGCCGGAGAGGACGTCAAGGGAAAGCACAAGATGCCGCGCACCAAGCAGTGcag GTTCCTTGAGAAGGCGGCGATCGTGGAGTTGGAGGTGGAGGTGCAGGGTTCCGGCAACGGCAAGGGGAAGGGGAAGAAGTGGGCGGCGTGCACGCTGACGGACGTGGAGGAGGTGAAGCAGGTGGTGCGGATGCTGCCGACGTGGGCCACCACCATCCCCTTCTGGACCGTCTACGCCCAGATGACCACCTTCTCCGTCTCCCAGGCGCAGGCCATGGACCGCCGCCTTGGCTCCTCATTCGAGATCCCCGCCGGCTCCCTCACCGTCTTCTTCGTCGGCTCCATCCTCCTCACCGTCCCCGTCTACGACCGCCTTGTCGTGCCCCTCGCCCGCCGCCTCACCGCCAACCCGCAGGGCCTCTCCCCGCTGCAGCGCATCTCCGTCGGCCTCCTCCTCTCCGTGCTCGCCATGGTCGCCGCGGCGCTGACCGAGCGCGCGCGCCGCTCGGCCTccctcgccggcggcgccacGCCCTCCGTCTTCCTTCTGGTGCCGCAGTTCTTCCTCGTCGGCGCCGGGGAGGCCTTCACCTACGTCGGCCAGCTCGACTTCTTCCTGCGCGAGTGCCCCAGGGGAATGAAGACCATGAGCACGGGCCTCTTCCTCAGCACGCTCTCGCTCGGCTTCTTCTTCAGCACCGCCATCGTCAGCGCCGTGCACGCCGTCACCACCTCAGGCGGGCGGAGGCCCTGGCTCACCGACGACCTCGACCAGGGCAGCCTCCACAAATTCTACTGGCTGCTGGCCGCCATCAGCGCCGTCGACCTGCTGGCCTTCGTGGCCGTGGCCAGGGGATACGTCTACAAGGAGAAGCGCCTGGCGGAGGCCGGCATCCAACTCGTCGCCCACGATgcatcagcatcagcatga
- the LOC8081550 gene encoding 14 kDa proline-rich protein DC2.15, with the protein MAASRGAAAALVVLLAAVNCFALQASAHYTSCPPPPPPPPCPPAAPSSGGGVGCHRDALKLGVCANVLGLIKAKVGLPPTEPCCPLLDGLVDLEAAVCLCTAIKANVLGIHLNLPIDLALVLNHCGKTAPKGFHCTH; encoded by the coding sequence ATGGCGGCGTCGAGAGGAGCGGCCGCGGCGCTGGTGGTGCTGCTCGCCGCAGTCAATTGCTTTGCGCTGCAAGCGTCGGCGCACTACACCAGctgccctccgccgccgcctccaccgCCATGCCCTCCGGCGGCCccaagcagcggcggcggcgtggggtGCCATCGGGACGCGCTCAAGCTAGGCGTCTGCGCCAACGTGCTGGGCCTCATCAAGGCCAAGGTGGGGCTGCCGCCTACGGAGCCCTGCTGCCCGCTGTTGGACGGCCTCGTCGACCTGGAGGCCGCCGTCTGCCTCTGCACTGCCATCAAGGCCAACGTGCTGGGCATCCACCTCAACCTCCCCATCGACCTCGCCCTCGTCCTCAACCACTGCGGCAAGACCGCCCCCAAAGGCTTCCACTGCACCCACTAA